The following is a genomic window from Drosophila busckii strain San Diego stock center, stock number 13000-0081.31 chromosome 2L, ASM1175060v1, whole genome shotgun sequence.
GAGcgtaaataaaactcaaactctACTATGCTACGTGGTCCCAAATACAGTTGATCCTGCGCCTCCAGAAAGTAGCCCATATCGGTCCATAACTGCACCAGCTCCTGCATGCGATGCTTCTTTGGTGGTCGTGACGAACCTTTGAAATCCACAGAGTAAGCCTCATGCCAGGCTATGTGAAAGTCCTCCTGCACCGCCAGCTTGTCCAATATTATGGAAAAATACTGACACTCCTCTGGCGTCAAGCCGGGATGATTATGCGTATCGGGTGTGGCATCGGTGAGCCCAAAGACAAGGTACTCCTTGCCACTGATGGGATGCTTTATAAACCGCAAAGATTGCTTCAATTCCTTAATGGTTGCCGCTATATCACCAACAAAATCGCGCAAAGTATCCTTACTAGGTTTGGTTACTCCGTGATGCTCACACATTGGTTTCAATATGACATCAATCTGCTCCAGATCAAGGCAGCTGTGATTAATGCAAGCTCGGAGGAATGCTTTTTGGACCAAATccatagttttttaatttattgcaaattgtaaacaaatcgGGCGCGCGCAATTAATTGTGATGCGCAGTACTGGCAATTTAGCCTGTTTATAGCTAGATCGAGCATTTTATGTCGTTCTTTTGAGCTTTCAGCTAGTTCGTTCATTACAATAATCGTATGACAATTTTCTTTCATACTTATCCTTGTAATTTCAAAAGGATATACATTTTCATATTCCTGGGCATATAATCTATTGAtctgcataccaggatatcaCAAATTGAAGAACAACATTTTCAGAAGAAAATGCATGGAGTAGGTCGCAAAAATCAGCCCAAAATCACAAATTGCACCTTTTCtcggaaactacaaggactataATAATGTCCTTTGGTCCACACGTAGTCTTTATCAAGACCTTTTAGCGCGTACCAttcaaaggacgaaagtctTTACAGGAGACGAGATATAGCGAGTTttctgtatacagaaaatTGGCTATAACTCCTTAATCCTTTGGAGGATCAGGACACAATTAGTGCCAAACGATGCTGCGTCAAAAGGACTATTAACTTGCCGAAGGACATTGAAATCCTTCTTGTAGTTTCGCTTTTAAACgatattttttggtttttggcacTTATTTCCTTGCTTGGTACTAAAAAAATTCAAGTTAATtccatttatattttttaatgcagttcgatagaaTTTAATCCTGTGAATCCTGAAAtccaaattatttcaaattccCAAGGATTTGGCCTATCCTGTTGAAGGTGCCGCCAATTAAAAATCACGCAAGCTCATTGTGCAAAcgaataattttattgattaaatatttaaagtgataaatatatattatatatagataattaTATGTATGGTAAGTATAAGCAGCTGATCATGCTGAATCTTTTAACTAGAGCTAGCTGATGTGGAGGCGACGGCTGCAGAGGTGGTGGGCAGGGAACTGAGCAGTTGCTCAATAAAGCTATCCGGCTCCTCGATAATATGCAATAAGCCTAAGATaaagtaaattgtaaattgtttataacaaatattaagttCGAGTTCAAGCTACATACCGGCAACATCGCAGAATTCAGCAAACGAGGTGCAGGGCAGATACTCATCCGTAAGCGTTTGCAATACGCTATCCGTAGACTTGAGCAGACCCTCATCGTTCTTGCGTATGTATTCAAAGATCGATGCAGGCCAATCCTCCTCCTTGGGTGTGTTGACCGTGATGAAGAGTGTATTATAGATCAAATCCACCAGCGCCCACATCATAAGGAACGGCTTATAGACACTATACTCCTTCGCTTGGCGATCCGCCGGCGAAAGCAACGCCTTGCATTGCACCGATGGCGAAACATGACGCGCCTGGGCAACAACCAGCAAACGCTTCAAATGCGCCATCTTGTGCTTGAACCACAGCTCACGACTGTGCAGCGACAGCGAAATGGTGAGCATATAAAGTGGTCCATCCACCTCATAGCCACACTCCAGCCACTTTTCCGAAGGCGCTGTCGTTATATAATTGAGCAGCGTCTTGGCATCGCGCGCGGCCGAGCGTGAGGAGAGCAGCAAGTAGACCGCATAGAAGAGCAAATAGGGCACAAAGTGCATATTGGACTGAGGTCCACCGCCGCCGGCATCGTCGTGGAAACTGCGCTCCCAGGCAAAGcgtatgagcagcagctttaagtcGTGTACGCTGCTGGTGTAGCTGATATCGCAGCGTTGAGTGCTCTCCTGCATGTAGCTGCTGTGGCGCGTCATGCAGCCCGAGAAGGCGGCCTCGCCCACAGCTGGACCCCAGAGCGGCAGCAGACCATTGCAGCGTGTGTTGGCATTCTGCAGACTGGCGCGTTCCCATTCATCGCGTCCGCGTGTTAGGCGTATGGCCGACGTATGACAGTCCACATGCACGACATTGAAGTGGGTCACAGTGGTGTAGCCAATGGTCTTGCGCGACTTTAGCTCAAACTCCTCCACATTGCAGCGCTTGGTGAACGTATAGATGCCCAGCACCTTTTCCGGCTGGCAGGCGTAGCCCTCGCGGCAAATGAAGCAGGTCAAGCCCGTTTCATCGCGCAGCTTTTCAATCTTTTGCAATATGGAGCCCTTGGCTGTTACCTGACCCTTCTCATTGGTGCGCATGCCCAGCGCATCCAACTGCTTCTCACGCGTGGCCATAGCCAGTCGCTTCTTCTCGGCGCGCGTAAAGTCGCGCACTTGTTGCACACGCGAGGCGGTGGCTGCATCTGTGCTGAGGGCTTCCAGCAGATTCTCAGCCAGACTGCCCACATGCTCATCGCTAGACACCTGCTCCAAACGATGTATAATTGGTATGATATCCTTGCTGATGGCAAGCTGCGTGGCTTCGTGATGATTCGCCAGGCCAGTAAGGAAGCGCAGTATATACTTCAAACTGGGTCGCGAGATGAACTCCTTCAGCTCATCGGAGTCGGTGCGCAGCAGCGTGGGCTTGACACAAGGCGCATGTTCGGTGATGTAGGCCAGCGCACGCTCCACTATGCCCAGACCCACAATGTAGTCCTTGAGTGTGCCGCCAATGCAATTGTGCTCGATCTGATTGGTCAGCACGCAGAACAGCTCCAGCTTGAATTCCTCCTCCGTAGTGCGTTCCGTGTCGAAGCGATTAAAGTCCAGCGTatgctgcaaacaaataaatatatgaataatttattttattttcaataaatccAACTCACCTTGAAGTGTTCGCAGAGCAGCGCCATTTTGACCTCATTGCCATAGACGAGTGCGGCAAGCACACGGATAAGATGACGCAGCACTGAAGGATTATTGCGCACATTGGGGCAATCGGTGCAGGAGATCAGTGCGCTGACATATTCCGGACCACCAAAGGTCAGTGAGAATTGCAAGAACGAATCCAAAGTATCGCTGGCAGCCTTGGACAGTATGGTTTCCATAatctccagcagctgctcggtCACCGCCGACTGTATGGAATCATTCTCCGATTGCAGACACATTTGCAGCACCTTGAGCAGCGTATTGATGGCGCCGATTTCGGGCTGGCAGAGCACCTCCTGGCAACGACGCACCTTGACGCAAATGAGGAACAGCTTGAGCAGCACTTGGATGAGCTCACGCTGGCGCGAAATGCGCTGCAGGCTGCCAATGCGTTCCAGCATGACGCGCAGTCCGTTGCAATCAGCCAAGACATTAGCCATGCGATACAGTTGCTCCGTATCCACTTGCTCCTGGCTCTTGTTGTTCAGCGTTTCGACAAACTCTTCGGTGGCATCGCCCAGCAGTCCACGCATGCGATAAACAATGCGCATGGCATCACGATCTCCGCCCTCGGCTAGCCAGACTTTCTTATAAACATCCTTGACTGGCAGATCCAGGCTTATAATCTTATTGTTGACCAGCAGCTCCATGCCATTGTCATCCTCCAGCAGCGCAATGAGCTCGCAGTCTGTgcagattttgtttttaacatcGCGCATAAGCGGACCAAGGCCCACCTCACTGGATGGATACGGATTGCCCAACATGCGTCCCTGCAAAAAGTCCTCCTGCTGCGGATCCTTCTCCAGCGTCATATAGAACTCACTCTCATCATGCTCCTCCGGATGTATAATGGAGTACAGACGCTCGAATATAAACACTGGCGTCTTGATGTCATTGGCGCGCGTTTTCTCCACCGTATCGATGAGTATTTCCATGAATGCGCGTGTTTCCTCCTCCGTGCCGCTGGTCATCTCTTCCAGCATTTCCAGCAGCTTCTCTTGGGCATCATCGATGAGTCTAGTGCGCTGCACCACCAAACTACGCAAAGCTAGATAGCTCTCCAGCACGGGACCCAGCAGACGCGTCTTATACGTGCGTCTAATATTGGGACACTCGAGGAACAGCCATAGGAGCTCCACATATTGACGCAGCGCATAGCCTAGCGACAAGTCCGATGACAGCGAATGCTCCTCCATGCGATGCACCTTGGCTATTTCCACTGCCAGCAGCTGTGAAATGTCGCCGAGCACGCCACGCAACACCAAATACTGCAGCCAAGGAGTTTGCCTGGCAACGCTTATGTAAAGCGTCAAATACTCTGCACTAGCCTCGCCCGCCTCGCCCACGTGCTTGAGGAAACCAGTGAGCATATTTAGCGCCTGCTGCTTGCGTTCGTTGGTGCGGCACAGTCCCGAGAGCAAAGTGCATGCGAGCTGGCGACCAAAACGCGAATTGGCATTGAAGAGCAGCGGCTGTATCCACTTGGCCTGGAACACCAGCGGTCGTATGACCTGCTCCTTATCCAGCACACACTGACGCCAGCGTTGCGCATATTTCTCGCTCAAAAACTGCGCGCGTACTTCAGCTGGAGTTTTATTGttctgctggctgctgttctGGCTggagatgctgctgctctcgctgttctgcttgctgcgctgcttggtAGTCAAACtcaagttgctgctttggctgctcgGCATGCGACTGCTCCACGCTTGATAATCGTGATTGCGCTCAGAGCTTAGCCATGCGCGATAGTCAATGGTGTTGCCTTCGAGCAGTTTGATGCTGGACAATTCGGTTGtcggcaattgttgttgtggctgctgtggctgctgctgcgagacattgttgttgttgttgggatTGGCTTTGTTGGGAAGCGCAGGGCAGATGAGGCTCTGCATAATGCGCAGGCAGGGATGGAGCACTGAAGTGACAGGACCACGTGGTAAGCTAAAAGAGCAAAAcataagcatttgttttttttttcggctatTCAATGTTTAACTCACCGACAATTGCTTATGAACAGCTCGAATATAACCTTAAGCTTATATTCCCAGCAGACATCATCCTGACCCAGCAGTACTTCCAGCAGCGTCATCTCCTGATGCACTGCTGCCTCCAGGCTAATCAAGGGTATGGCACCCATCAACGCGTTCTTAACACGCGTCGTcaccagctgcagcagatgcAAACAGGCCTCGGCATTATCCTTGGTCAGCACCACCAGCAAGTTGCGCACTTCCTCTTGTATCTGAGGCGTGCCACGACGCAGATTGTGCTCGGCCAGCTCGCTGACCAGTCCCTGCGAGTAGAGACCAACGCGACAGTCATAGTTGTAGGCCATGGCGCGCAGCAAGGTCAAGCACTGTTCGGTGCTGGCCAGAGCGCAGCCATAGCAGCGATTGTTTGAAAGATTTGCATCGCCGCCAGCACTTAAAGCGGATGCATTGCCGCCACTAGGCTGATCCTGCTGCTGGCGATCGTAGGCCACGAGTTCgctataaaaagaaatatagaTTAGAAGCAGCGCGTATAGAAGGTTTAACTTGTGGACTCACCTGCGACAGGCTTTAACCTTCTGCACAATCTTGGACAGCTCTTCGAAGCTCGTGCGAGATTCCACGCAATATTtctgcgccagcagctgtaTAATCTTGTTCACCTGCGAGGTGCTATGCACACTGCCCATATTATCCTCCACTAGGCGATCGCTGCTGCGATGCTCTGCAACCTTTTGTATCAACAGCTCCAGCATTTGCTTGTTGGTCAGCAACTGGCGATAGATGCGATCGGCACGCTCCAGCGAGCTGTGTATCAACTGCACAGTCTTGGCGCGATCCTCGGCAGACTCAATGGGATCGACAGCGCAGCAAACACGCGCGTACATGCTGAAATCGAATTTGGCATATTTGCAAAAGCCGCACGAATGGCAAAGGAACGGATCCTTCTCATCGTAGTTGATGGCACGGCACTTGTGGCATTGGAATACATTCTCGCCGCAATTGCCACAGACGCCTGGGTAAGCGGGCACAGCTGCACTGCAGCGTGGACACTGCAAGTTCTCGCTGGAGCCGCTTACAGTTTCATAAAAGTCGGCAAACTCAATCATTAGATTGCAAGCGGTAATGGGCAGAGGGAAGTCCACCTTGAGCTCAGTCTGGCCGGACTGCAAGGCGACGCTGCGTGCCTTGTGCCAAAGCGCTGGACGATTCTTCAGCTCGACCACCGCCTGCACGGAACGATTGTTGTAGTAGATATTGATGGTGCGCACCATCTTGGTGCGCTTAAGATCAGCGATGCGCACTATGAGCTTGGAGATGGTATGACACTGCACCAGCTTGTAAATCATTGTAGTGGTTGTATACTTGGAGTCGGACTTAACCGAAGGCAGCTTGATGTTGGCCATAGGCACCTCCGGATTGTTGCACACCAGGCAGGGCTCCGATTCCAAATAGTAGCCATTTACCTAAGCAATAgattttattaaagaaaatgtttaaattaaatagttaacgAGACGAACCTGCAGTATGGACTCCAGCGTAGTGTAGATGGGCGCATTGGGATGCTTGCAGAGCAGTTCGTTCTGCTGACGCAGCACCTCGACGGCACGTGTAACAAACTCCGGCAGACGATCATTAATGCTGCGTGTGCTCAGCGTTAAGTAGCCCAGCAGATCCACAAACTGCGCAGTGCGGCGTCCATAGCTCGGCACCAATGGCCACAGATTCCAGAAGATGCTCAACAGCTTTTCGCGCTGACGCTCGTTGGCATGCTCAAAGAGTCCGGTCATGAAGCTGTGCGCCTGCCAGCGCAGCTGACTTACATTGTTCTCCAGCAGAAAGATGCGCACAAAGCGTATGATGAGCGCATCGCTGGCATAGCGAAAGATTTGATGCACAAATGTGCTGCACTGCGCTGGATCAAACTTGGAGTAGTAAGCAGTGTCGGTGTCCTCGCTCTTCTCGCGCTCACTGCGCAGCTTGGTGGAGCCTGCtggtgccgccgccgctgctacCACCACAgcctgctgtgctgctgctgtgggcggCTTAATGCcaagctgttgttgtggcaactgACAAAGCGCTGCCTGCAGCAGTTGTATTATTATAGGTGAGACACCATCGTCCAGCTGATAGCAGGCAATCTCCATGAGCATGGCCAGCGCATCTTCATGCAccacacaaaacttttgccaattgCCCGTGCGCATTTGACTGATCTCCTGGCAAGTGCGCAAGTGCTCGGTGAGCTCCACCAAAGCGTCGTAGCTTAGAAGCGGCGGATTAACATTGTAAGGCGCGCCAGTCTGTGTTAAACACACAGaagataatttaaatattcaaataaagtGCGCCAACTCACCTTGCTGCTCACTATGCTGCAGACACGCTTCACCACACGGAAATGTGCGTCCAGCGAGTGTCCGTCGCGGTACATGCGGAACTTCTCCTTGCTGCCGCAGATGTACATCAACAGCTTGCGCACCTGGcgacgcagcagcgcatttAGATTCAGCATCATATATTCGCATAAGGTAAAGGTCATGGCCTCACAGAAGCCGCTGTCGTAGTTATCCGGATGTGCGCTGCTCAGACGCAAAATCTGATACGGCAGACGCACAATAATCTCCGTGAGCAGCGCATCGTAGCACTCGAAAATGTCCGGATAATTCTTCAAATAGTTGTGTGGTATCAGCATGGATATGTCCGGCTTGGGTCCATGCTTTATGGGCTTGAGCAGCTGTGTGCCTGGGCCACTGGgtgaggcagcagctgctacgcCAGCTTGAGCAGTGGCCGCATAGGGATCGCCCAGCTGTTGCTTCCAGTGCACCAGCAGCGTGTTGAGCGCCTCCAGCGCATAGACAAAGGCGCCGCTCTTGCTCAACACATTCGCTGTAGTGCTGGCCACAAAGCTGCTGTTGTCCTTGAACTGATGCGGCGGCGAGGTGGTGCCCAACTGCTTGGACTTGGTTTTGCCCATCATAAcgccaaagagcgagagcaaagCCAAACGCACTTCATTACCAGCGCATTTGGTTTCCATCTAAAGTGAAACAATAGATTTAATGGGCTAATCATTtcaagcttttgctgcttggtACTTACTCTGGTGGCAGCGCCACGTTTGCCAATTTCCACATACTccaccagcgccagcagcagctcctgcagcACTTGCTGATCCCGCTCATTGTTGCCATTGAGATCCTGGGTAAGCATTAGTATCACTTGGATGAGCGGTATGGCTTGCAGTCCATTGCATAGATCAAAGGTATTCAGATGCTCAATGATGCTTTCCAGCACAGCAATGCTAAGATTGGAAAAACAGTTAACCAAGTAATCCACTGAGCCCTAGCGTGAGCAACTGAGTCGGCAACTCATGGCTATACTCACCGCAGTTCGTGCAGCTTGTTGAGCTTGTCATCCTCATTGATTTCATTGTcctcgctgctgctcatgGCACTCAAGACAGCAACACTTGTGCCTGGCTGCTCCGACTCTACATCCTGTTCGCCGCTATCCTTGCCTTGACGCGGTGGCGAACCTTGAGCGTGATCaccaaagttgctgctgcgcgcaGAGGTGCCGCCAATGCTTTCCAcaccgctgccgccgctttCAGAGCCGCCACTGCCCGCAGGCTCGGCGGGTGAAGTGCGCAAGGTGGAGCCATCGGTGGCGACATTTGAGCCCTCATCGTCATCCGAGCCTGCAGCATCCACAGCAGCGCCAACACCACCTTGCACattgactgcagcagctgcggcggccGCAGCATGCAGGCGTATGCCTTGAAGATTGGCCAGTCCTTGCTGCAGCGACTGCATAGCGTTGGCATCGCCGCCATGCTGCTGCAGACTCAGAGCAATGGCAATGTCCATTATAGCCTCGTCGTCCGCATCCTCGGGCAGGCCCAGCAGGCGTGGAAAGCCGCCGCCCATGAAGGCTTCCAGATTGAGCATTTGCTGCACTGGCTGCTGCACTGCCTCCGGTTCCTGCagagcttcagctgcagcgacaacagcagcagcatccactactgcagctgccgcagccTCTTCAATAATGTCGCTGGCCGCTTGCGAGGCGGCACCTTGCAGAGCGGCTAGAGCAGCGCTGGAAGGCGTGGGCGTGGAGCAGGTCGGCGGCGTTGCCGAGGTGGCCAGCTTGCGTCGCTTCAAGCGCGGACTTAGCAGCAATATAAGCGCCTCCTTGGCGCTGTGACTGATGACGCTCGCCTCATGCTTGAGCAGCTCAATGAAGTACTTGGTCATGCGTGGCACTTGGCTGGCATCGGCCAGAGCAAAGCCGTACATAATCTCCACCAGGCAGTGGACAATCGTTTCAGGCTGACATAGACCACGACGCACTACATTGCAGGGCTCATCCAGCGCGGGTGTCACCTtatgcagctccagcagcatgGACATCAGAGCCGGCACTATATCATAGCTGGAGTCGGCGCAAATCTTGGCCAGCGATTGTGGGCGCGCATTGGCAATGCCgcgcaccagcagcaccaagCGATAAAACGCCTC
Proteins encoded in this region:
- the LOC108607833 gene encoding non-structural maintenance of chromosomes element 1 homolog; the protein is MDLVQKAFLRACINHSCLDLEQIDVILKPMCEHHGVTKPSKDTLRDFVGDIAATIKELKQSLRFIKHPISGKEYLVFGLTDATPDTHNHPGLTPEECQYFSIILDKLAVQEDFHIAWHEAYSVDFKGSSRPPKKHRMQELVQLWTDMGYFLEAQDQLYLGPRSIVEFEFYLRSNYEDTIKECALCRQLVLWDVKCSDCGRKIHRECIRKYLRTRSNCPSCNKKWCTRLSI